In a single window of the Actinomycetota bacterium genome:
- a CDS encoding type II toxin-antitoxin system VapC family toxin, producing MAAGTLVDSNVLLDIFTEDPAWVDWSSRSLSAAAESGPLFVNPIVYAEVSVRFSRVEDLEDALPASEFRRAPLPWAAAFLAGKAFTAYRRSQGGAPVPLPDFYIGAHAAVDGLALLTRDGGRYRTYFPTLELITPQP from the coding sequence ATGGCCGCCGGCACTCTCGTCGACTCGAACGTGCTGTTGGACATCTTCACCGAGGACCCGGCCTGGGTCGACTGGTCGAGCCGCTCGCTGAGCGCTGCCGCCGAGTCGGGACCGCTCTTCGTGAACCCGATCGTGTACGCCGAGGTGTCCGTGAGGTTCTCGCGTGTCGAGGACCTCGAGGACGCCCTTCCCGCGAGTGAGTTCCGCCGTGCACCGCTTCCGTGGGCAGCCGCGTTTCTCGCCGGCAAGGCGTTCACGGCCTACCGGCGCAGCCAGGGCGGCGCCCCCGTTCCCCTGCCGGACTTCTACATCGGGGCCCATGCCGCCGTTGACGGGCTCGCGCTCCTCACGCGCGACGGCGGCCGGTACCGCACCTACTTCCCCACCCTCGAGCTGATCACGCCGCAGCCCTAG
- a CDS encoding AbrB/MazE/SpoVT family DNA-binding domain-containing protein, with the protein MRVTEKGQVTIPKELRDALGIGAGTEVEFERRKDTIVVRKKATAASRGALLVDRMRGRGDIGMTTDEIMALTRVD; encoded by the coding sequence ATGCGGGTCACCGAGAAGGGCCAGGTCACCATCCCCAAGGAGCTACGCGATGCCCTCGGCATCGGAGCCGGGACCGAGGTCGAGTTCGAGAGACGCAAGGACACCATCGTCGTTCGCAAGAAGGCCACCGCTGCCTCCCGGGGAGCACTGCTCGTAGACCGGATGCGCGGCCGAGGCGACATCGGGATGACGACCGACGAGATCATGGCCCTGACGCGGGTCGACTGA
- the bcp gene encoding thioredoxin-dependent thiol peroxidase yields the protein MPLEPGDKAPDFTLLDQHGDEFTASGQRGRRMLVYFYPKADTPGCTQQSCLLRDVAGEVGDTVIVGISPDTVARQAKFDAKYGLGFPLLADTEHEVAEAYGVWQEKKNYGKTYMGVVRSSFLVGPNGELERVWYKISPKDTPAKLLAALAELGS from the coding sequence ATGCCTCTCGAACCCGGTGACAAGGCGCCCGACTTCACGCTGCTCGATCAACACGGCGACGAGTTCACGGCGAGTGGGCAGCGCGGGCGCCGGATGCTCGTGTACTTCTACCCGAAGGCCGACACGCCGGGCTGCACGCAGCAGTCGTGCCTGCTGCGAGACGTCGCCGGCGAGGTCGGCGACACGGTGATCGTCGGGATCAGCCCCGACACCGTCGCCCGCCAGGCCAAGTTCGACGCGAAGTACGGCCTCGGCTTCCCACTGCTCGCCGACACCGAGCACGAGGTGGCCGAGGCCTACGGGGTGTGGCAGGAGAAGAAGAACTACGGCAAGACGTACATGGGCGTCGTGCGCTCCTCCTTCCTCGTCGGCCCGAACGGCGAGCTGGAGCGGGTGTGGTACAAGATCAGCCCGAAGGACACCCCGGCCAAGCTGCTCGCCGCGCTCGCGGAGCTCGGTTCGTGA
- the fabZ gene encoding 3-hydroxyacyl-ACP dehydratase FabZ codes for MSDLPNPIDVIPHRPPFLFVDELTALDPGRGATGRWHVSGEEWFFAGHFPGRPTLPGVLMCEAIAQVGALALLAGGQLPGKLALFGGLDSARFRRQVLPGDTLEMTVELGQRSTRAGKGAGRATVDGALACSCELMFVLVDA; via the coding sequence GTGAGCGACCTGCCGAACCCGATCGACGTCATCCCCCATCGCCCCCCCTTCCTCTTCGTCGACGAGCTGACTGCCCTCGACCCCGGTCGCGGCGCGACCGGGCGATGGCATGTCTCGGGCGAGGAGTGGTTCTTCGCCGGTCACTTCCCGGGACGCCCGACGCTGCCGGGCGTCCTGATGTGCGAGGCGATCGCTCAGGTAGGCGCGCTCGCCCTTCTCGCCGGCGGGCAGCTCCCCGGCAAGCTCGCGCTGTTCGGCGGCCTCGACTCGGCCCGCTTCCGGCGCCAGGTGCTGCCTGGCGACACGCTGGAGATGACCGTCGAGCTCGGTCAGCGCAGCACTCGCGCCGGTAAGGGAGCCGGCCGGGCGACGGTCGACGGCGCGCTCGCCTGCTCGTGCGAGCTGATGTTCGTACTCGTCGACGCCTGA
- a CDS encoding MBL fold metallo-hydrolase, translating to MSTSPKGASQHTRAANAPVELGFDDADWERVERGLLAEHPTGVISTEHGAAWDTGRHAFIQRGSVNSETVNPSLWRQAQLNGVHGLFEVAPGCWQARGYDISNITFVASRSGWIVIDPLSVEPTARACLDLANATLGERPVVAVIYTHSHVDHFGGVHGVTTEDDVTSGRCRVIAPQHFMRETLAENVLAGYAMIRRAAYQFGLLLPPSERGHVDCGLGKALPFATPGLIAPTEDVTHTGEELDVDGVRIVFQLTPEAEAPAEMNFYFPDFGWLCMAENCTHNMHNLVPIRGAQARDALRWSKYIGEAIEMFGSSTELTFASHHWPRWGNDDVLHYLTLQRDLYRFIHDQTLRHANHGLVPTEIAEVLTLPPEFKAESHTVGYYGHLGHNVKAVYQRYLSWYDGNPAHLAELPPAEAGRRYVELAGGAEQMLDHARRKFDAGDYRWAAEVLNHLVFADPSNVAARELQADTFEQLGYQCESATFRNAYLMGAQELRQASFPPRVATASGYLSAMGPDLLFDALAVRLLADDVGGLDVTLNVTFTDLDRDGDVPKWVLQLSNRALSHVAGRHADVADATITTTRRALSAVASGESTFAEVVANGDATVDGDPAAPGRLFDHIDVFMTGFGIVEP from the coding sequence ATGAGCACTTCACCAAAGGGCGCGAGCCAGCACACGCGGGCTGCGAACGCGCCGGTCGAGCTCGGCTTCGACGACGCCGACTGGGAGCGTGTGGAGCGTGGTCTCCTCGCCGAGCACCCGACGGGTGTGATCTCGACCGAGCACGGCGCGGCGTGGGACACGGGGAGGCACGCGTTCATCCAGCGCGGGTCCGTCAACTCCGAGACCGTCAACCCCAGCCTGTGGCGTCAGGCCCAGCTGAACGGTGTGCACGGCCTGTTCGAGGTGGCGCCCGGGTGCTGGCAGGCGCGCGGCTACGACATCTCCAACATCACCTTCGTCGCCAGTCGCAGCGGATGGATCGTGATCGACCCCCTCTCCGTCGAGCCGACGGCACGAGCGTGCCTCGACCTGGCAAACGCCACGCTCGGCGAGCGCCCGGTGGTCGCGGTCATCTACACCCACAGCCATGTCGACCACTTCGGCGGAGTCCACGGGGTGACCACCGAGGACGACGTCACCTCCGGTCGTTGCCGGGTGATCGCCCCGCAGCACTTCATGCGCGAGACGCTCGCCGAGAACGTGCTCGCCGGGTACGCGATGATCCGCCGCGCGGCGTACCAGTTCGGCCTCTTGCTCCCGCCGAGTGAGCGGGGCCACGTCGACTGCGGGCTGGGCAAGGCGTTGCCCTTCGCCACCCCGGGGTTGATCGCTCCCACCGAGGACGTCACGCACACCGGCGAGGAGCTCGACGTCGACGGAGTGCGCATCGTCTTCCAGCTCACCCCGGAAGCCGAGGCGCCGGCGGAGATGAACTTCTACTTCCCGGACTTCGGTTGGCTGTGCATGGCCGAGAACTGCACGCACAACATGCACAACCTGGTGCCGATCCGTGGCGCCCAGGCCCGCGACGCGCTCCGCTGGTCGAAGTACATCGGCGAGGCGATCGAGATGTTCGGCTCCAGCACGGAGCTGACGTTCGCGTCGCACCACTGGCCGCGCTGGGGCAACGACGACGTGCTGCACTACCTCACCCTGCAGCGTGACCTGTACCGGTTCATCCACGACCAGACGCTGAGGCACGCGAACCACGGGCTGGTCCCGACCGAGATCGCCGAGGTGCTCACGCTCCCGCCCGAGTTCAAGGCCGAGAGCCACACCGTCGGCTACTACGGCCACCTCGGCCACAACGTGAAGGCGGTGTACCAGCGCTACCTCAGCTGGTACGACGGCAATCCCGCGCATCTGGCGGAGCTGCCTCCCGCCGAGGCCGGGCGGCGGTACGTGGAGCTGGCCGGCGGAGCCGAGCAGATGCTCGACCACGCGCGTCGCAAGTTCGACGCCGGCGACTACCGCTGGGCGGCAGAGGTGTTGAACCACCTCGTCTTCGCCGATCCGTCCAACGTCGCGGCACGTGAGTTGCAGGCCGACACGTTTGAGCAGCTCGGCTACCAGTGCGAGTCGGCCACGTTCCGCAACGCATACCTGATGGGGGCGCAGGAGCTGCGCCAGGCTTCGTTCCCGCCGCGGGTCGCGACCGCGAGCGGCTACCTGTCGGCGATGGGACCCGACCTGCTGTTCGACGCGTTGGCCGTGCGTCTGCTCGCCGACGACGTGGGCGGGCTCGACGTCACGCTCAACGTGACGTTCACCGACCTCGACCGCGACGGCGACGTGCCCAAGTGGGTGTTGCAGCTCTCCAACAGGGCGCTCTCCCACGTCGCCGGACGGCATGCAGACGTTGCAGATGCAACGATCACCACCACTCGTCGAGCGCTGTCAGCCGTGGCCTCCGGCGAGTCGACCTTCGCCGAAGTGGTCGCGAACGGGGACGCGACCGTCGACGGCGATCCGGCTGCGCCCGGACGTCTCTTCGATCACATCGACGTGTTCATGACCGGTTTCGGCATCGTCGAGCCCTGA
- a CDS encoding beta-ketoacyl-ACP synthase II produces MLGRRVAVTGLGVVAPCGLGREAYWQGLLGPGITGARSVHLAGWDPASWYPNPKEARRADRVEQFAVAAATEALDQAGSVGVEPARFGVVVGTGIGGLHTLEEQVELRLAKGDRRVSPFLVPMMMANASGAAISMRFGLQGPNETICTACAASTHAIGYAARLVAMGRCDAMVTGGSESASTVTALAGFANMTALSTSGSSRPFDVGRDGFVMGEGAAMLVLEEWEHAQARGATVLAEVLGSASNADAHHVTAPAPGGTGAIACMRLALDDAGLQPADIVQVNAHGTSTPLNDAAEAEAVAALFGANRVPVTSIKGVTGHALGAAGALEAAAVLLAIEHRLIPPTAGTTDVDPEMAIDVVTGTARHWTPGPTISNNFGFGGHNGSLVLAPAT; encoded by the coding sequence ATGCTCGGGCGGCGGGTCGCGGTCACCGGCCTCGGCGTCGTCGCTCCTTGCGGTCTCGGGCGCGAGGCCTACTGGCAGGGCCTGCTTGGCCCGGGCATCACCGGCGCGAGGTCGGTGCACCTCGCCGGCTGGGATCCCGCCTCGTGGTACCCGAACCCCAAGGAGGCGCGCCGCGCCGACCGCGTAGAGCAGTTCGCCGTCGCCGCCGCGACCGAAGCGCTCGATCAGGCGGGCTCGGTCGGCGTCGAGCCGGCCCGCTTCGGGGTCGTCGTCGGCACCGGCATCGGGGGGCTGCACACCCTGGAGGAACAGGTCGAGCTGCGCCTCGCGAAGGGGGATCGGCGGGTGTCGCCGTTCCTCGTCCCGATGATGATGGCGAATGCGTCGGGCGCGGCGATCTCGATGCGCTTCGGCTTGCAGGGCCCGAACGAGACCATCTGCACTGCCTGCGCGGCTTCGACCCATGCCATCGGGTACGCGGCGCGGCTCGTGGCCATGGGCCGCTGCGACGCGATGGTCACCGGGGGCAGCGAGTCCGCGTCCACCGTCACCGCGCTGGCCGGCTTTGCCAACATGACCGCGCTCTCCACGTCGGGGTCCAGCCGCCCCTTCGACGTGGGCCGTGACGGTTTCGTGATGGGCGAGGGTGCGGCGATGCTGGTACTCGAAGAGTGGGAGCACGCGCAGGCCCGCGGAGCCACCGTTCTCGCCGAGGTGCTCGGCTCGGCCAGCAACGCCGACGCCCACCACGTGACGGCTCCGGCCCCGGGGGGCACCGGTGCCATCGCCTGCATGCGCCTCGCCCTGGACGACGCCGGCCTGCAACCCGCAGACATCGTGCAGGTGAACGCCCACGGCACGTCGACGCCGCTGAACGACGCCGCCGAGGCGGAAGCGGTGGCCGCGTTGTTCGGCGCCAACCGCGTTCCGGTCACCTCGATCAAGGGTGTCACCGGGCACGCGCTCGGCGCGGCAGGGGCCTTGGAGGCCGCCGCCGTGCTGCTCGCCATCGAGCACCGGCTGATCCCGCCCACCGCAGGGACGACCGACGTCGACCCGGAGATGGCGATCGACGTCGTCACCGGCACCGCCCGGCACTGGACTCCGGGGCCGACGATCTCCAACAACTTCGGCTTCGGCGGCCACAACGGTTCGCTGGTCCTCGCGCCGGCAACCTGA
- the acpP gene encoding acyl carrier protein — MNEELFARFRDCAVEVLSVDPAQVTPDARFGDDLDADSLDLVELVMALEEEFGVEVPEEELEGIETVGQAYELVAGKL, encoded by the coding sequence GTGAACGAAGAGCTGTTCGCCCGCTTCCGCGATTGCGCCGTCGAGGTGCTGAGCGTCGACCCGGCACAGGTCACCCCCGACGCCCGCTTCGGTGACGACCTCGACGCCGACAGCCTCGACCTGGTCGAGCTCGTGATGGCGCTCGAGGAGGAGTTCGGAGTAGAGGTTCCCGAAGAGGAGCTTGAAGGCATCGAGACCGTCGGCCAGGCGTACGAGCTGGTCGCCGGGAAGCTCTGA
- the fabG gene encoding 3-oxoacyl-ACP reductase FabG: MSRVVLVTGGARGIGLACAQRFVGLGDKVAVTLRSGEAPAGVLGVPCDVTSTEQVDAAFATVEAELGPVEVLVSNAGITKDTLLLRMSEQDFTSVVDANLTAAFRVCKRATQGMLRARRGRIVLVSSVVGLLGSAGQANYAASKAGLVGLARSLARELGSRSITVNVVAPGPVATDMTAALSEQRLAELTAAVPLGRVATPDEIAAAVAFLASADAAYITGAVIPVDGGLGMGH; encoded by the coding sequence ATGAGCAGGGTGGTCCTGGTCACGGGAGGCGCGCGCGGCATCGGCCTCGCGTGCGCGCAGCGCTTCGTCGGCCTCGGTGACAAGGTGGCCGTGACGCTCCGCTCGGGCGAGGCGCCCGCGGGAGTGCTCGGCGTGCCCTGCGACGTCACCTCCACCGAGCAGGTCGACGCCGCTTTCGCCACCGTCGAAGCCGAGCTCGGCCCGGTCGAGGTGCTCGTGTCGAACGCCGGCATCACCAAGGACACGCTGCTGCTGCGGATGTCCGAGCAGGACTTCACCTCCGTCGTCGACGCCAACCTCACCGCCGCGTTCCGCGTGTGCAAGCGCGCCACCCAGGGGATGCTGCGCGCCAGGCGGGGACGCATCGTCCTCGTGTCGAGCGTGGTCGGGCTGCTCGGCTCGGCCGGCCAGGCCAACTACGCGGCGTCGAAGGCCGGCCTGGTCGGACTCGCCCGCTCGCTCGCGCGCGAGCTCGGCTCACGTTCGATCACGGTCAACGTGGTGGCCCCGGGACCGGTCGCCACCGACATGACCGCCGCGCTGAGCGAGCAGCGCCTGGCCGAGCTCACCGCAGCCGTGCCGCTCGGCAGGGTCGCCACACCCGACGAGATCGCCGCCGCGGTCGCCTTCCTCGCCTCTGCCGACGCCGCCTACATCACCGGGGCGGTGATCCCGGTCGACGGCGGGCTGGGCATGGGCCACTGA
- a CDS encoding ketoacyl-ACP synthase III, whose protein sequence is MPKLPDGSRHAVVTGWGTALPDKVLTNDDLASTIDTSDAWVRERTGIHERRVGGTTAGLSVESGRQAIEMAGLDPLDFDALVLATTTPDRAVPATSATVQHELGMRCGAFDLNAACSGFVYAFVTAEGLIAMGAEKVLVIGTDTLARITDWDDRNTAVLFGDGSGAVVLEAVDGPGALVSWHLDADGSAERFLYCELGDFLQMDGKEVFRRAVRIMVDSAERAMADAGVAADDIALVVPHQANVRIIKAACERLGIPMERTSIVLHRTGNTSSASIPLALADALDTGRVSDGDLVLLVGFGAGMTAASAILRWGGGPGISARPALPRQAR, encoded by the coding sequence ATGCCCAAGCTGCCCGACGGCTCCCGCCACGCCGTCGTCACCGGATGGGGCACGGCGCTGCCCGACAAGGTGCTCACCAACGACGACCTCGCGTCGACGATCGACACCAGCGACGCCTGGGTGCGCGAGCGCACCGGCATCCACGAGCGCCGGGTGGGCGGCACGACCGCGGGCCTCTCCGTCGAGTCGGGGCGTCAGGCGATCGAGATGGCCGGGCTCGACCCGCTCGACTTCGACGCGCTCGTCCTGGCCACGACCACCCCCGATCGCGCCGTGCCGGCCACGTCGGCCACCGTCCAGCACGAGCTCGGAATGCGCTGCGGCGCGTTCGACCTGAACGCCGCCTGCTCGGGCTTCGTGTACGCCTTCGTCACGGCGGAGGGCCTCATCGCGATGGGTGCCGAGAAGGTCCTCGTCATCGGCACCGACACGCTCGCCCGCATCACCGACTGGGACGACCGCAACACCGCCGTGCTGTTCGGCGACGGCTCCGGCGCAGTCGTGCTCGAAGCCGTCGACGGCCCCGGGGCGCTCGTCTCGTGGCACCTCGACGCGGACGGCTCCGCGGAGCGCTTCTTGTACTGCGAGCTCGGCGACTTCTTGCAGATGGACGGCAAGGAGGTCTTTCGCCGCGCGGTGCGGATCATGGTCGACAGCGCCGAGCGGGCGATGGCGGACGCCGGGGTGGCGGCCGACGACATCGCGCTCGTCGTGCCCCACCAGGCGAACGTCAGGATCATCAAGGCAGCCTGTGAGCGGTTGGGCATCCCGATGGAGCGCACCTCGATCGTGCTCCACCGCACCGGCAACACGTCGTCGGCGTCGATCCCCCTCGCGCTCGCCGACGCCCTCGACACCGGGCGGGTCAGTGACGGCGACCTCGTGCTGCTCGTTGGCTTCGGCGCCGGGATGACTGCGGCGAGCGCCATCTTGCGCTGGGGAGGTGGGCCGGGGATCAGCGCCCGGCCCGCGCTGCCGAGGCAGGCGAGATGA
- the fabD gene encoding ACP S-malonyltransferase has protein sequence MLAFTFPGQGSQRPGMGRPWVDHPSWELVDEASEVAGRDVAALLLDASADELKDTRQAQLTTFVASLVVLDAVERLGIEPSFFAGHSLGEYTALTATGALGFEEGVRLVCERADAMHEASLEHPGTMAAVLGLDDGQVDVACRRADHEVWVANFNAPGQVVVAGSPAGVAAASEVAKQLGAKKVMQLPVSGAFHTPLMSAARDRLRKAISDANPRDAEAPVVSNVDAEAHDAGAEFASLLSAQLCNPVRWRHSLNTLHELGVNGFAELGPGGVLTGMAKRTVTEARTISIATPDDLDKLLEWVQAGSPTGAAQLEGEHLFASERIVVSPAAGVFQPDVAVRAGTQIEVGQLLGHVGEHEVRSPFAGRVESYIAVAGERITSRQPVAWLRTS, from the coding sequence ATGCTCGCTTTCACCTTTCCCGGTCAGGGCTCACAGCGCCCCGGCATGGGCCGGCCGTGGGTCGATCATCCGAGTTGGGAGCTCGTCGACGAGGCCTCCGAGGTCGCCGGGCGCGACGTCGCCGCGCTGCTGCTCGACGCGAGTGCCGACGAGCTGAAGGACACCCGCCAGGCACAGCTCACCACGTTCGTCGCCAGCCTCGTCGTGCTCGACGCCGTCGAGCGGCTCGGCATCGAGCCGAGCTTCTTCGCCGGCCACAGCCTGGGCGAGTACACCGCCCTCACCGCCACCGGTGCGCTGGGTTTCGAGGAGGGCGTCCGCCTGGTGTGCGAGCGGGCCGACGCGATGCACGAGGCCAGCCTCGAGCACCCGGGCACGATGGCAGCCGTGCTCGGTCTCGACGACGGCCAGGTCGACGTCGCCTGCAGGAGGGCCGACCACGAGGTCTGGGTGGCCAACTTCAACGCACCCGGCCAGGTTGTGGTGGCCGGGTCGCCGGCCGGCGTGGCGGCAGCGAGCGAAGTGGCCAAGCAGCTCGGCGCGAAGAAGGTGATGCAGCTTCCCGTCTCGGGTGCCTTCCACACCCCGCTGATGAGCGCGGCCCGCGATCGCCTGCGCAAGGCGATCTCCGACGCCAACCCCCGCGACGCCGAGGCGCCGGTGGTCTCCAACGTCGACGCAGAGGCGCACGACGCTGGCGCCGAGTTCGCCAGCCTCCTCTCGGCGCAGCTCTGCAACCCGGTGCGCTGGCGGCACTCGCTCAACACTCTCCACGAGCTGGGCGTGAACGGTTTCGCCGAGCTCGGTCCCGGCGGCGTGCTCACCGGCATGGCCAAGCGCACGGTCACCGAGGCGCGCACGATCTCGATCGCCACGCCCGACGATCTCGACAAGCTGCTCGAGTGGGTTCAGGCCGGCTCCCCGACGGGCGCGGCCCAACTCGAGGGCGAGCACCTGTTCGCGTCCGAGCGCATCGTGGTCAGCCCCGCGGCCGGTGTGTTCCAGCCCGACGTTGCGGTGCGAGCCGGGACCCAGATCGAGGTCGGCCAGCTGCTCGGCCACGTCGGCGAGCACGAGGTGCGTTCCCCGTTCGCCGGGCGGGTGGAGAGCTACATCGCCGTGGCCGGAGAGCGCATCACCTCCCGGCAGCCTGTCGCCTGGTTGAGGACCTCCTGA
- a CDS encoding 4-alpha-glucanotransferase, which translates to MTDAWGIADGFHDIEGTWHPTPDHARIALREAMGAADAHDPYETPPGGMPMWFVPVGRQEQLLGPCDVVLEDGTHIGTVTQLPPELPIGYHELAPADGGPWTRLVVHPEQCPAAPRAWGVACQTYSLWSDQSWGIGDLRDVATLAKRVSAAGGGAMLLSPLHAPHPAVPQDPSPYYASSRRYRNPLLIPLDGTSPVPNDGPLVDRDAAWTAKRGALEARFEADRWEPAWRAWAREQGEALWRFASWCAVADDHGPLWRAWPEQFRHPSSSAITDRAHDDPAIAARIEFHAWLQWRIDQALAEAADAGAALIGDLAVGFATHGADAWEFQDQLALDVVIGAPPDPFSAHGQDWGLPGFVPWKLRADGYRAIVETARLAFRHLAGMRIDHVMGLYRQFWIPPGGEPADGAYVHFPGDELLAIIAIEATRAGAFIIGEDLGTVQPSVREAMARAGVLGTKVLWFEPLGPESWPEASLATITTHDLPTIAGVWSGVDGDTEMRERLEALTGLGPDRPAVQVAAAAHRHLLDSPARLRLVTAEDLSGTPDRPNEPSQPLRENWCRRLPVPVERLLLPHAATRALAEEAPVPEVGLEPTRP; encoded by the coding sequence GTGACCGACGCATGGGGCATCGCCGACGGCTTCCACGACATCGAGGGCACGTGGCACCCGACCCCCGATCACGCCCGCATCGCGCTCCGCGAGGCGATGGGGGCAGCCGACGCGCACGACCCGTACGAGACCCCGCCGGGCGGAATGCCGATGTGGTTCGTGCCGGTCGGCCGTCAAGAGCAGCTGCTCGGCCCGTGCGACGTGGTGCTCGAGGACGGCACGCACATCGGCACGGTCACCCAGCTCCCCCCGGAGCTGCCGATCGGTTATCACGAGCTCGCCCCCGCCGACGGCGGTCCGTGGACGCGCCTCGTCGTGCATCCCGAGCAGTGTCCGGCCGCGCCCCGCGCGTGGGGCGTGGCGTGCCAGACGTATTCGCTGTGGAGCGACCAGAGCTGGGGCATCGGCGACCTGCGTGACGTGGCCACGCTCGCCAAGCGGGTCAGTGCCGCCGGCGGAGGGGCGATGCTGCTCAGCCCGCTGCACGCCCCGCACCCGGCCGTGCCCCAGGATCCGAGCCCCTACTACGCGAGCTCCCGCCGCTACCGCAATCCACTGCTGATCCCCCTCGACGGCACGTCACCGGTGCCGAACGACGGCCCCCTGGTCGACCGCGACGCCGCCTGGACCGCGAAGCGTGGGGCCCTGGAAGCGCGCTTCGAGGCCGACCGCTGGGAGCCGGCGTGGCGGGCATGGGCACGTGAGCAGGGCGAAGCGTTGTGGCGGTTCGCTTCGTGGTGTGCCGTCGCCGACGACCACGGTCCGCTGTGGCGCGCGTGGCCGGAGCAGTTCCGGCACCCGTCGTCGTCTGCGATCACCGATCGCGCCCACGACGACCCGGCGATCGCCGCCCGCATCGAGTTCCACGCGTGGTTGCAGTGGCGCATCGACCAGGCCTTGGCCGAGGCCGCGGATGCCGGAGCGGCGCTGATCGGCGACCTCGCCGTCGGGTTCGCCACCCACGGTGCCGACGCCTGGGAGTTCCAGGACCAGCTCGCCCTCGACGTGGTGATCGGGGCTCCTCCCGACCCGTTCAGCGCCCACGGCCAGGACTGGGGCCTGCCCGGGTTCGTGCCCTGGAAGCTGCGCGCCGACGGATACCGGGCGATCGTCGAGACGGCCCGGCTCGCGTTCCGCCACCTCGCCGGGATGCGCATCGACCACGTGATGGGCCTCTATCGCCAGTTCTGGATCCCACCGGGGGGCGAACCCGCCGACGGCGCCTACGTTCACTTCCCCGGCGACGAGCTGCTCGCGATCATCGCCATCGAGGCCACGAGGGCGGGCGCGTTCATCATCGGCGAGGACCTCGGCACCGTGCAGCCCTCCGTGCGCGAGGCGATGGCCCGTGCCGGGGTCCTCGGGACGAAGGTGCTGTGGTTCGAGCCGTTGGGGCCCGAGTCGTGGCCGGAGGCCAGCCTGGCCACCATCACCACCCACGACCTGCCGACGATCGCCGGCGTGTGGAGCGGCGTCGACGGCGACACCGAGATGCGTGAGCGGCTGGAGGCACTCACCGGGCTCGGCCCCGACCGTCCTGCGGTGCAGGTGGCGGCCGCGGCCCATCGTCACCTGCTCGACTCCCCTGCCAGGCTGCGCCTCGTCACCGCGGAGGACCTCTCCGGCACACCCGACCGCCCGAACGAACCCTCTCAACCCCTGCGCGAGAACTGGTGCCGGCGGCTGCCCGTGCCGGTCGAGCGCCTGCTCTTGCCGCACGCGGCGACTCGCGCTCTCGCCGAGGAAGCTCCGGTGCCCGAGGTGGGACTCGAACCCACACGTCCGTGA
- a CDS encoding response regulator, translating into MNGGGHASERNTPVSIRVVIAEDEAIIRLDLRETLEEEGYDVVGETGRGDEAVELTRALRPDLAILDIKMPGMDGLEAARVVSDERICAVLVLTAFSQREVVEQARDAGALAYLVKPFQKSDLIPAIEVAIGRFRELQALSGEVDSLGEQLESRKVIDRAKGKLMDEHGLREQDAFRFIQRTAMSERSRMRDVAERVLAGELHP; encoded by the coding sequence TTGAATGGCGGTGGCCACGCCAGCGAAAGGAACACGCCCGTGAGCATCCGCGTCGTCATCGCCGAGGACGAGGCCATCATCCGGCTCGACCTGCGGGAGACCCTGGAGGAGGAGGGCTACGACGTGGTCGGCGAGACCGGCCGCGGCGATGAGGCGGTGGAGCTCACCCGAGCGCTGCGACCCGACCTCGCCATCCTCGACATCAAGATGCCCGGCATGGACGGTCTGGAGGCGGCACGGGTCGTCAGCGACGAGCGCATCTGCGCCGTGCTGGTGCTCACCGCGTTCAGCCAGCGCGAGGTCGTCGAGCAGGCCCGTGACGCAGGAGCCCTCGCGTACCTCGTCAAGCCGTTCCAGAAGAGCGACCTGATCCCCGCGATCGAGGTCGCGATTGGGCGCTTCCGCGAGCTGCAGGCGCTGTCGGGCGAGGTCGACTCCCTCGGCGAACAGCTCGAGTCGCGCAAGGTGATCGACCGCGCCAAGGGCAAGCTGATGGACGAGCACGGCCTGCGCGAGCAGGACGCCTTCCGCTTCATCCAGCGCACCGCGATGAGTGAGCGCAGCCGCATGCGTGACGTCGCCGAACGTGTGCTGGCGGGCGAGCTGCACCCGTGA